A genomic window from Streptomyces sp. NBC_01429 includes:
- a CDS encoding SDR family oxidoreductase — protein MSGGTSGGTGGGTGGAGGTSRPSGAGGTGGAGRRSFRQLEGQVAVVTGAARGVGELLARKLSARGAKVALVGLEAAELKRVAGRLHAECDHWYADVTDATAMARVAAEVEQRFGRVDIVVANAGVASGGPFEHSDPDAWRRVIEVNLIGGAVTARAFLPALRRNRGYFLQIASLAAMTPAPMMTAYCASKSGVEAFAHSLRGEVAHQGVRVGVGYLSWTDTDMVRGADRDAAMRELRRRLPWPANRTYPLGPAVDRLVAGIERRAPHVYAQWWLRGTQGVRGYLPGVIATVGRREMRRLEPRLGDVTKGLVGAGGEADERDRTLGN, from the coding sequence ATGAGCGGCGGTACGAGTGGGGGTACGGGTGGGGGTACGGGTGGCGCGGGCGGTACAAGCCGTCCGAGCGGCGCGGGCGGTACGGGTGGCGCGGGCCGGCGGAGCTTCCGGCAGCTCGAAGGGCAGGTCGCCGTCGTCACGGGCGCGGCGCGCGGCGTCGGGGAGCTGCTGGCGCGCAAACTCTCCGCGCGCGGCGCGAAGGTGGCGCTCGTCGGCCTGGAGGCGGCGGAGCTGAAGCGGGTCGCCGGGCGGCTGCACGCGGAGTGCGACCACTGGTACGCCGATGTCACCGACGCCACCGCCATGGCCCGGGTCGCCGCGGAGGTCGAACAGCGCTTCGGCCGGGTCGACATCGTGGTGGCCAACGCGGGGGTGGCCTCCGGCGGACCGTTCGAGCACTCCGACCCGGACGCGTGGCGCCGGGTCATCGAGGTCAATCTGATCGGCGGCGCGGTGACGGCGCGGGCCTTCCTCCCGGCGCTGCGGCGCAACCGCGGCTACTTCCTCCAGATAGCGTCGCTCGCCGCGATGACGCCCGCGCCGATGATGACCGCGTACTGCGCGTCCAAGTCCGGCGTCGAGGCGTTCGCGCACAGTCTGCGCGGCGAGGTCGCTCACCAGGGGGTACGGGTCGGCGTCGGCTATCTGTCCTGGACGGACACCGACATGGTGCGGGGCGCCGACCGGGACGCGGCGATGCGCGAGCTGCGGCGGCGGCTGCCCTGGCCCGCCAACCGTACGTATCCGCTCGGCCCGGCCGTGGACCGTCTCGTCGCCGGGATAGAGCGGCGCGCCCCGCACGTGTACGCGCAGTGGTGGCTGCGCGGCACCCAGGGCGTACGGGGATATCTGCCCGGGGTCATCGCCACGGTCGGGCGGCGCGAGATGCGGCGCCTCGAACCGCGGCTCGGGGACGTGACCAAGGGGCTCGTGGGCGCGGGCGGGGAGGCCGACGAACGGGACCGTACGCTGGGTAATTGA
- a CDS encoding MerR family transcriptional regulator translates to MAEGRAHREYRMEELAREAGITVRTVRFYRERGLIQPPRREGRIAWYDDGHLARLRTIAALLERGHTLNGIADLAAAIETGRDVGEVLGLGEPSEETPVRLSPEELADYFEGEVTPENLRAALDLGYLATDGTDIVHISRRLLDVSAGLVRDGVPLAAVLDAGRHVRIHADALAEIFVGILRSHDGTAAMDPAGLRPLAQSVVAAELSMALDRKLRPGPPADT, encoded by the coding sequence ATGGCAGAAGGTCGCGCGCACCGTGAGTACCGCATGGAGGAGCTGGCCCGGGAGGCGGGCATCACGGTCCGCACCGTGCGCTTCTACCGCGAGCGCGGGCTGATCCAGCCACCCCGCCGCGAGGGCCGGATCGCCTGGTACGACGACGGTCACCTGGCCAGGCTGCGGACGATCGCCGCCCTGCTGGAGCGCGGCCACACCCTGAACGGCATCGCCGACCTCGCCGCCGCGATCGAGACCGGCCGGGACGTCGGCGAGGTCCTCGGCCTCGGCGAACCCTCCGAGGAGACGCCCGTACGGCTCTCCCCCGAGGAACTCGCCGACTACTTCGAGGGCGAGGTCACCCCCGAGAATCTGCGGGCCGCGCTCGACCTCGGCTATCTCGCCACGGACGGCACGGACATCGTCCACATCAGCCGCCGGCTGCTGGACGTATCGGCGGGCCTGGTACGGGACGGCGTCCCGCTCGCGGCGGTCCTGGACGCGGGCCGCCACGTCCGGATCCACGCGGACGCGCTCGCCGAGATCTTCGTCGGCATCCTGCGGTCCCACGACGGGACCGCCGCCATGGACCCGGCCGGACTGCGCCCGCTGGCGCAGAGCGTGGTGGCGGCGGAGCTGTCGATGGCGCTGGACCGCAAGCTGCGCCCCGGCCCACCGGCCGACACGTAA
- a CDS encoding ABC transporter ATP-binding protein, producing MTVPREPGELSGPSGPSGPSEPGEPILAADDAGFAYRGAPPVLHGVSLGITAGRSVGLVGESGAGKTTLLRLLLGLTRPTSGRILFEGGELRPRDREQMRRFRRGVQSVFQDPYSSLDPRQRVGRIVSEPLRSLGPAAEPGVRGYGVLGRGARRDDPRVGAALEAVGLPADAAERYPHEFSGGQRQRVAIARATVCDPRVLLADEPVSALDVTTRVRIVDLLLELKETRGLTIAMVSHDLSVVAALCEWTAVLEYGRVVEQGDTASVLGSPSHPYTRRLIASVPRLPAADSSR from the coding sequence ATGACTGTGCCGCGCGAGCCGGGTGAGCTGAGTGGGCCGAGCGGTCCGAGCGGGCCGAGTGAGCCGGGCGAGCCGATTCTGGCCGCCGACGACGCCGGGTTCGCCTACCGGGGCGCGCCGCCCGTACTGCACGGCGTCTCGCTGGGCATCACGGCGGGACGCAGCGTCGGTCTGGTCGGCGAGTCGGGGGCCGGCAAGACCACGCTGCTCCGGCTGCTGCTCGGCCTCACCCGCCCCACCAGCGGGCGGATCCTCTTCGAGGGCGGCGAACTCCGGCCGCGCGACCGGGAGCAGATGCGCCGCTTCCGGCGCGGTGTGCAGAGCGTGTTCCAGGACCCGTACTCCTCGCTCGACCCCCGTCAGCGGGTCGGCCGGATCGTCTCGGAGCCGCTGCGCTCGCTGGGGCCGGCGGCGGAGCCGGGGGTACGGGGGTACGGGGTGCTCGGGCGCGGGGCACGGCGGGACGATCCGCGCGTCGGCGCCGCGCTCGAAGCGGTCGGGCTCCCGGCGGACGCGGCGGAGCGCTACCCGCACGAATTCTCCGGCGGTCAGCGCCAGCGCGTCGCGATCGCCCGCGCCACGGTCTGCGATCCGCGCGTGCTGCTCGCCGACGAGCCGGTCAGCGCCCTCGACGTGACCACCCGGGTCAGGATCGTCGATCTGCTGCTGGAGCTGAAGGAGACCCGTGGACTGACCATCGCGATGGTCTCGCACGACCTGTCGGTGGTGGCCGCGCTCTGCGAGTGGACGGCGGTGCTGGAGTACGGGCGGGTGGTGGAGCAGGGTGACACCGCCTCCGTACTGGGCTCGCCGTCCCACCCGTACACCCGGCGGCTGATCGCGAGCGTGCCGAGGCTTCCGGCGGCGGACAGCAGCCGGTAG
- a CDS encoding ABC transporter substrate-binding protein, whose translation MKRTKSVPLLGGALVVSLSLALTACGGGSGGGTSSSGGSGSYDKDATIGVGSLYEPQNLDNTGGGGQGVTEALNGNVYEGLFKLTDAGKVENLLATDHKVSPDGLTYTFTLRKGVKFHSGKTLTSADVKYSIDKVRAKDSQSARKSSFDVVKSIETPDADTVKVTLSSKSISFVYNLSYVWIINADAKNLKTSEDGTGPYKLDKWTRGSALSLVRFPGYWGTPATNEKVVFHYYKDATALNNALLTNAVDVVTSEQSPDALDQFKNNSNYKVNDGNSTTKLLLAFNDRVKPFNNVQVRKAVTSAIDNKKLLQSVWGDHGTLIGSMVPPTDPWYEDLTKVNPYDVALAKKELAEAGYAKGFSFTLDTPNYDPHPTAATFIKSELAKVGIDVKINVITPDEWYTKVYKNHDFSATLQEHVNDRDIVWYGNPDFYWGYDNKQVTEWVKQAEESDTTAQQTALLKKVNTKIAEDAASDWLYLYPQIVVAGTKLSGYPLNGLNSQFYAYGIKKS comes from the coding sequence ATGAAGAGAACGAAGTCCGTACCGCTGCTCGGCGGCGCTCTGGTGGTCAGTCTGTCCCTCGCCCTCACCGCCTGCGGTGGCGGCAGCGGCGGCGGCACGTCCTCCTCGGGCGGCTCCGGCTCGTACGACAAGGACGCGACCATCGGCGTCGGGTCGCTCTACGAGCCGCAGAACCTGGACAACACCGGGGGCGGCGGCCAGGGCGTGACCGAGGCGCTCAACGGGAACGTCTACGAGGGGCTGTTCAAGCTCACCGACGCCGGCAAGGTCGAGAACCTGCTCGCCACCGACCACAAGGTCAGCCCGGACGGGCTCACGTACACCTTCACCCTGCGCAAGGGCGTGAAGTTCCACTCGGGCAAGACCCTCACCTCGGCCGATGTGAAGTACAGCATCGACAAGGTCCGGGCCAAGGACTCCCAGTCGGCGCGCAAGAGCAGCTTCGACGTGGTGAAGTCGATCGAGACCCCGGACGCCGACACCGTCAAGGTGACGCTGTCGTCCAAGTCGATCTCGTTCGTCTACAACCTCAGCTACGTCTGGATCATCAACGCCGACGCCAAGAACCTCAAGACGTCGGAAGACGGCACCGGCCCCTACAAGCTCGACAAGTGGACCCGCGGCTCCGCGCTGAGCCTGGTGCGCTTCCCCGGCTACTGGGGCACCCCCGCGACCAACGAGAAGGTCGTCTTCCACTACTACAAGGACGCCACCGCGCTCAACAACGCCCTGCTCACCAACGCCGTCGACGTGGTGACCAGCGAGCAGAGCCCGGACGCCCTCGACCAGTTCAAGAACAACTCGAACTACAAGGTCAACGACGGCAATTCGACCACCAAGCTGCTGCTGGCCTTCAACGACCGGGTCAAGCCGTTCAACAACGTCCAGGTGCGCAAGGCCGTCACCTCGGCCATCGACAACAAGAAGCTGCTCCAGTCGGTCTGGGGCGACCACGGCACGCTGATCGGCTCGATGGTCCCGCCGACCGACCCCTGGTACGAGGACCTGACCAAGGTCAACCCGTACGACGTGGCGCTGGCCAAGAAGGAGCTGGCCGAGGCGGGCTACGCCAAGGGCTTCAGTTTCACGCTCGACACCCCGAACTACGACCCGCACCCGACGGCCGCCACCTTCATCAAGTCGGAGCTGGCCAAGGTCGGCATCGACGTCAAGATCAACGTCATCACGCCGGACGAGTGGTACACGAAGGTCTACAAGAACCACGACTTCAGCGCGACGCTCCAGGAGCACGTCAACGACCGCGACATCGTCTGGTACGGAAACCCCGACTTCTACTGGGGCTACGACAACAAGCAGGTCACCGAGTGGGTGAAGCAGGCCGAGGAGTCGGACACCACCGCGCAGCAGACGGCCCTGCTGAAGAAGGTCAACACGAAGATCGCGGAGGACGCGGCCAGTGACTGGCTCTACCTCTATCCGCAGATCGTGGTGGCCGGCACCAAGCTCTCCGGTTACCCGCTGAACGGGCTGAACTCGCAGTTCTACGCCTACGGGATCAAGAAGAGCTGA
- a CDS encoding alpha/beta fold hydrolase, translated as MRQPPREREVSIRSADGSRIHAEVYGEEGRPAVVLAHGWTCSLRFWAAQLADLAVDHRVIAYDQRGHGRTPAPSGSAGRSAGHSAGYSTDALADDLEAVLAATLEPGERAVLAGHSMGGMTMMAAARRPAFREHAAAVLLCSTGSSRLDFHTRIVPMRAGRVRTALTRRILGAPLPLGPVTPVSKRLLRYGTMGAGAAPDRVAQCARLVHACPRPVRVGWSRVLGELDLDAEVRELTVPTAVIAGGGDRLTPPGGARALAAALPKCVSLTVLTGVGHMTPVEAPEVVTGAIRELSTTYLTTGAEEATT; from the coding sequence ATGAGGCAGCCGCCCAGGGAACGCGAAGTGTCCATACGCTCCGCCGACGGTTCCCGCATACACGCCGAGGTGTACGGCGAGGAGGGCCGGCCCGCCGTCGTCCTCGCGCACGGCTGGACCTGCTCCCTGCGCTTCTGGGCCGCGCAGCTCGCGGACCTCGCCGTCGACCACCGGGTGATCGCCTACGACCAGCGCGGACACGGCCGCACCCCCGCGCCCTCGGGGAGCGCGGGCCGCTCCGCGGGCCACTCCGCCGGCTACTCCACGGACGCGCTCGCCGACGACCTGGAGGCGGTGCTCGCGGCCACCCTGGAGCCCGGCGAGCGCGCCGTGCTCGCCGGGCACTCCATGGGCGGCATGACGATGATGGCCGCCGCGCGCCGGCCCGCCTTCCGGGAGCACGCCGCTGCCGTTCTGCTGTGCAGCACCGGCAGCTCGCGGCTGGACTTCCACACGCGCATCGTGCCGATGCGCGCCGGGCGCGTGCGGACCGCGCTCACCCGGCGGATCCTGGGGGCACCCCTCCCGCTGGGGCCGGTCACACCGGTCTCGAAGCGGCTGCTGCGGTACGGGACGATGGGCGCGGGCGCGGCCCCCGACCGGGTGGCGCAGTGCGCGCGTCTCGTGCACGCGTGCCCCAGGCCCGTCCGGGTCGGCTGGTCGCGCGTCCTCGGCGAGCTGGATCTCGACGCGGAGGTACGGGAGTTGACCGTACCCACCGCCGTGATCGCCGGCGGCGGTGACCGGCTGACCCCGCCGGGCGGGGCGCGGGCGCTGGCCGCCGCGCTGCCGAAGTGCGTATCGCTGACCGTACTGACCGGCGTCGGGCACATGACGCCGGTGGAGGCACCGGAGGTCGTCACCGGGGCGATCCGCGAGCTGAGCACCACGTATCTGACCACGGGCGCCGAGGAGGCGACGACATGA
- a CDS encoding ABC transporter permease: protein MLSYLLRRLVFLAGSLFLASVVLFLLLRLLPGDPANSLLSVGATPEQVAAARHAIGSDRPLPEQFAHWLHQLVTFDLGNSFVSTLPVGPEITSRLNVTVPLTLLAFLLAVVVAVPVGYAAALRANTRFGTLISGVSQLGIAVPVFWVGMILITVFALRLGVLPAGGFPQDGWERPGEALNSLALPVITVALVMSASLIRYVRSAALDVLGSDYLRTARALGSSFTRAMWRHGLRNGAVPVISVLGIELATTLLGAVVVETVFALPGLGSMLAQAVAQHDYPVVQGVLFVSTFAVLVIGFLSDLAQRLIDPRLRGRLSGGTR, encoded by the coding sequence ATGCTCTCGTACCTCCTGCGCCGGCTGGTCTTCCTGGCCGGCTCGCTGTTCCTGGCCAGCGTGGTGCTCTTCCTGCTGCTGCGGCTGCTGCCCGGTGACCCCGCGAACTCCCTGCTCTCGGTCGGCGCGACCCCGGAGCAGGTCGCCGCCGCCCGCCACGCGATCGGGTCCGACCGTCCGCTGCCTGAGCAGTTCGCGCACTGGCTGCATCAGCTCGTCACCTTCGATCTGGGCAACTCCTTCGTCAGTACGCTGCCGGTCGGCCCGGAGATCACCTCCCGGCTGAACGTCACCGTGCCGCTGACGCTGCTGGCCTTCCTGCTGGCCGTCGTGGTCGCGGTGCCCGTCGGCTATGCGGCGGCGCTGCGGGCGAACACCCGGTTCGGGACGCTCATCAGCGGCGTCTCCCAGCTCGGGATCGCCGTACCGGTCTTCTGGGTCGGCATGATCCTGATCACCGTCTTCGCCCTGCGCCTCGGGGTGCTGCCCGCCGGTGGCTTCCCGCAGGACGGGTGGGAGCGTCCCGGCGAGGCGCTCAACTCGCTCGCCCTGCCGGTGATCACGGTCGCGCTCGTGATGTCGGCGTCGCTCATCCGGTACGTGCGCTCCGCCGCGCTGGACGTCCTGGGCAGCGACTACCTCCGTACGGCGCGCGCTCTGGGCTCCTCCTTCACCCGCGCGATGTGGCGGCACGGGCTGCGCAACGGGGCCGTGCCGGTGATCTCGGTCCTCGGGATCGAGCTGGCCACGACGCTGCTCGGCGCGGTCGTCGTCGAGACGGTGTTCGCGCTGCCCGGGCTGGGCAGCATGCTCGCCCAGGCGGTCGCGCAGCACGACTACCCGGTGGTGCAGGGCGTGCTGTTCGTCTCCACCTTCGCCGTCCTGGTCATCGGGTTCCTCAGCGACCTCGCCCAGCGGCTGATCGATCCCCGGTTGCGCGGGCGGCTGTCGGGAGGCACACGATGA
- a CDS encoding ABC transporter ATP-binding protein — translation MNVLDVRGLTIRTDEGRDLVSDVSFSIGAGSRLGLVGESGSGKSLTALAVMGLLPPGMTASGSISLTAHGAPPAEIVGATERRLNGLRGRAATVVFQEPLTALDPLMRLGAQLAEPLRLRHGRGLRGPALRRAVEEALDRVRLPEPDRIARAYPHEISGGQRQRVALAMALACEPALLIADEPTTALDVTVQAEVLALLDGLVAGRDMALLFISHDLAVVSAVTDHVLVLKDGTAVESGTVGDIVSRPVHPYTRDLVGSARHLESALERIVR, via the coding sequence ATGAACGTGCTCGACGTCAGGGGACTGACGATCCGTACGGACGAGGGACGCGACCTCGTCTCCGACGTCTCCTTCTCGATCGGCGCGGGCTCCCGGCTCGGCCTGGTCGGCGAGTCGGGGTCGGGCAAGTCGCTGACCGCGCTCGCCGTCATGGGCCTGCTGCCGCCCGGCATGACCGCGTCGGGATCCATCTCCCTGACCGCCCACGGCGCGCCGCCCGCCGAGATCGTCGGCGCCACCGAGCGGCGGCTGAACGGGCTGCGCGGCCGCGCGGCCACCGTCGTCTTCCAGGAACCCCTCACCGCCCTCGACCCGCTGATGCGGCTGGGCGCCCAGCTCGCCGAGCCGCTGCGGCTCCGGCACGGCCGGGGGCTGCGCGGCCCGGCGCTGCGCCGCGCGGTGGAGGAGGCCCTCGACCGGGTGCGGCTGCCCGAGCCCGACCGGATCGCCCGCGCGTATCCGCACGAGATCTCCGGCGGCCAGCGCCAGCGGGTCGCCCTCGCCATGGCCCTGGCCTGCGAACCCGCGCTGCTGATCGCGGACGAGCCGACGACCGCGCTGGACGTCACGGTGCAGGCGGAAGTGCTCGCGTTGCTGGACGGGCTGGTGGCGGGGCGGGACATGGCGCTGCTGTTCATCAGCCACGACCTGGCGGTCGTCTCCGCCGTCACCGACCATGTGCTGGTGCTCAAGGACGGTACCGCCGTGGAGTCCGGCACCGTGGGCGACATCGTGAGCCGCCCCGTCCACCCGTACACCCGGGACCTGGTGGGAAGTGCCCGCCATCTCGAAAGCGCTCTGGAACGGATCGTCCGATGA
- a CDS encoding flavin-containing monooxygenase has product MGQDEHVREGRHVREGQHVRVAVIGSGFGGLGAAVRLRREGVTDFVVLERAGSVGGAWRDNSYPGCACDVPSHLYSFSFAPNPDWPRTFSGQRHIRAYLEHVADTFGLRPHLRLDHEVRLMRWDNDALRWEIETARGTLTADVIVSATGPLSDPKIPDIPGLDGFPGKVFHSARWDHGYDLRGKRVAVIGTGASAIQIVPAIQPEVARLTLFQRTPPWVMPRVDRAISAAERGLHRALPFTGRVRRGLLWSIRELQIQAFTKRPNELGLVESLARANMTKSVKNPALRAKLTPSYRIGCKRILLSSSYYPALARPNVDVVASGLAEVRGSTLVAADGTRTEADAIVFGTGFHVTDTPITDRVVGADGITLAEAWKDGTESLRGATAAGFPNWMTIIGPNTGLGNSSMILMIESQLNYMADYLRQLDGLSGRGSGRESTPVALSPRAAAVRVWNQRVQRRMARTVWNTGGCTSWYLDANGRNTTVWPGTTTEFRRATREVNLAEYEVIRAGSRTGSGMSGKEAVR; this is encoded by the coding sequence ATGGGCCAGGACGAGCACGTACGCGAGGGCCGGCATGTGCGCGAGGGCCAGCACGTACGCGTGGCGGTGATCGGATCCGGATTCGGTGGTCTGGGAGCGGCCGTCCGGCTGCGCAGAGAGGGCGTCACCGACTTCGTCGTCCTGGAGCGGGCCGGTTCCGTCGGCGGGGCCTGGCGGGACAACAGCTACCCCGGCTGCGCCTGCGACGTGCCCTCGCACCTCTACTCGTTCTCCTTCGCCCCCAACCCCGACTGGCCGCGCACCTTCTCCGGGCAGCGGCACATCAGGGCGTATCTGGAGCATGTCGCCGACACCTTCGGGCTCCGGCCGCATCTGCGGCTCGACCACGAGGTGCGGCTGATGCGCTGGGACAACGACGCGCTGCGCTGGGAGATCGAGACCGCGCGCGGCACCCTCACCGCCGATGTGATCGTCTCGGCGACCGGCCCGCTCTCCGACCCGAAGATCCCGGACATCCCCGGGCTCGACGGCTTCCCCGGCAAGGTCTTCCACTCCGCGCGCTGGGACCACGGCTACGACCTGCGCGGCAAGCGCGTGGCGGTGATCGGTACCGGCGCCTCCGCCATCCAGATCGTCCCCGCGATCCAGCCCGAGGTGGCGCGGCTGACGCTCTTCCAGCGGACCCCGCCATGGGTGATGCCCCGGGTCGACCGGGCGATAAGCGCGGCGGAGCGCGGGCTGCACCGCGCACTGCCCTTCACCGGGCGAGTGCGGCGCGGACTGCTCTGGTCCATAAGGGAGTTGCAGATCCAGGCGTTCACCAAACGGCCGAACGAACTCGGGCTGGTCGAGTCCCTCGCCCGCGCCAACATGACGAAGTCGGTCAAGAACCCGGCGCTGCGGGCCAAGCTCACGCCCTCGTACCGCATCGGCTGCAAGCGCATCCTGCTCTCCAGCTCGTACTATCCGGCCCTGGCGCGCCCCAACGTCGACGTGGTCGCCTCCGGCCTCGCCGAGGTCCGCGGCTCGACGCTCGTCGCGGCGGACGGTACGCGCACCGAGGCGGACGCGATCGTCTTCGGCACCGGCTTCCATGTCACGGACACACCGATCACCGACCGGGTGGTGGGCGCTGACGGCATCACGCTCGCCGAGGCGTGGAAGGACGGCACGGAGTCGCTGCGCGGCGCGACCGCCGCCGGATTCCCCAACTGGATGACGATCATCGGGCCCAACACCGGGCTCGGGAACTCCTCGATGATCCTGATGATCGAGTCCCAGCTGAACTACATGGCCGACTATCTGCGGCAGCTGGACGGCCTCAGCGGCCGGGGTTCCGGCCGCGAATCCACGCCGGTCGCGCTCTCGCCGCGCGCCGCGGCCGTACGCGTCTGGAACCAGCGGGTGCAGCGCCGGATGGCCCGCACGGTCTGGAACACCGGCGGCTGCACCAGCTGGTACCTCGACGCGAACGGCCGCAACACCACCGTCTGGCCGGGCACCACGACCGAGTTCCGGCGGGCGACCCGGGAGGTGAACCTCGCGGAGTACGAGGTGATCCGCGCCGGGTCCCGCACCGGGAGCGGTATGAGCGGGAAGGAGGCCGTCCGATGA
- a CDS encoding ABC transporter permease: MSEVREISGVDEAGKGAAGKAAAPAAREPSRRRRSPALVTGCVLVGFIVLVALVSLVWLPYAPDDTSGGRLAAPGGAHLLGTDKLGRDLLTQLMTGAWIALRAGLGATALGAALGVCAGLAAGFATRWLDDTLSTLLDVLIAFPTLLLAMLMVAARSASLGSAVLAIGLAMTAVVARLTRVLVKRVLAQDYITAARTSGTSWPRIVTGHVLPNIWPTLVVNLALQFGLAVMAEASLSFLGLGAPPPNASWGRMLQEAQATVFTAPTGVIAPGVLLVMLVVGVNLVADGLRDTLDPTRRRTR, translated from the coding sequence ATGAGTGAGGTACGTGAGATCAGTGGGGTGGACGAGGCAGGGAAGGGGGCGGCAGGGAAGGCGGCGGCGCCCGCTGCCCGCGAGCCCTCGCGCCGCCGGCGCTCGCCCGCGCTCGTCACCGGCTGCGTACTCGTCGGGTTCATCGTCCTGGTCGCGCTGGTCTCCCTGGTCTGGCTGCCGTACGCCCCCGACGACACCTCGGGCGGCCGGCTCGCCGCCCCCGGGGGCGCGCATCTGCTCGGCACGGACAAGCTGGGCCGCGATCTGCTGACCCAGCTGATGACGGGTGCCTGGATCGCGCTGCGCGCCGGACTCGGCGCGACCGCGCTCGGCGCCGCGCTCGGCGTCTGCGCCGGGCTCGCGGCGGGGTTCGCGACCCGCTGGCTCGACGACACCCTCTCGACGCTGCTGGATGTGCTGATCGCCTTCCCGACGCTCCTGCTCGCCATGCTCATGGTCGCCGCCCGGTCCGCCTCGCTCGGCTCGGCGGTGCTGGCGATCGGGCTCGCGATGACGGCGGTGGTCGCCCGGCTGACCAGAGTGCTGGTCAAGCGGGTGCTGGCGCAGGACTACATCACCGCGGCCCGCACCTCCGGCACCTCCTGGCCCCGGATCGTCACCGGCCATGTGCTGCCCAACATCTGGCCGACCCTCGTGGTGAACCTCGCCCTCCAGTTCGGTCTGGCGGTCATGGCCGAGGCGAGCCTGTCGTTCCTCGGGCTCGGCGCCCCGCCGCCGAACGCCTCGTGGGGGCGGATGCTCCAGGAGGCGCAGGCCACCGTGTTCACCGCTCCCACCGGGGTGATCGCCCCCGGAGTGCTGCTGGTCATGCTGGTCGTCGGCGTCAATCTGGTCGCCGACGGACTGCGCGACACGCTGGACCCCACCCGGCGCAGGACCCGATGA